The nucleotide sequence TTCTATTTTTTTACATTATAGGCTGGTGAGCAATGATCAAAGCAATCCTTTATTTAGGCAAAGCTTTTGGCTTAACCCAAAAATGGAAATATTTTGCGTTTTTTGGATAAATGATTTTTCCATTTCTCCTTACAAAACGACAAAAGACTTCGATCATCCCAATTCTTCTTTGGGACTTCATACAACCTCACCTCCCTAAACCCGGCTTCTACACCTGTCGGGTCGAAAAGGGGTAACAAATAATGACTAGGACCCCGGGTAGAAGCCGGTAGTTAGGTGAAATATAAAACCCCCGCAAATTGGACTCACCAGCCAAAGAACTTTTTAATTAGTTTACTAGCTAATTACTAATTTAACTTGAATAGTTGACATTTCGAAACAGTTTCGATATAATATTAACAAAACAAAAAGCCCAAGTCAACAAAAAAATGCTTACCAAAAAACAAAAACAATTATTAGATTATGTTAGATCTTATATAGGAGATAAAGAAGTATCTCCGTCTTTAATGGAAGTAAAAAATCATTTCCGTTTTTCTTCTATTGCAACCGCTCATTACTACATAAAAACCTTAAGAGATAAGGGCTATCTGTACAAGGCGAAAGGGTATCCGAGATCAATAAATATCTTTCAAAAACAGAAATTAAAGAAAATTCCTCTTTTAGGGACTATAGCTGCGGGACAACCAATTGAAGCAATTCCGGACGAAAAAGAAAGTATTGCTGTGCCTTTTGAAAAAGTTAAATCAGGCAAAAACTATTTTGCTCTTAATGTGAAAGGTGATAGTATGATTGACGAAAATATTGAAAATGGGGATATCATTCTAGTTGAACAACAAAATACTGCGAAAAATGGTGATAGAATTGTGGCTTTGATAGATAATTCAGAAGCTATCCTCAAGAAGTTTTATAAAAAAGGTGGCCAAATTATTCTTCAACCTGCTAACAAATCCCTAAATCCTATAATAATTGATAAAAATAGAGCTTTTGCTATTCAGGGCAAAGTGATTGATGTGATTAAAAGCGGGGCTACTGCAAATTCCACTTATTTAGATGATCAGACATTGCCAAAGACCGTATGTAGGCATGAAAAGTTACCTTTAAATAAAATCATTCATGGTGATTCCGCCCAGGAACTTAAAAAACTCCCTGATGAAAGCTGCGATATTATTATAGTTGATCCGCCATATAATATTGGTAAAGATTTTGGAAATAACTTTGATAAAAGGGAATTATCTGAATATGTTAACTGGTGTAAAGAATGGATACGAGAATGTATTCGGGTTATGAAACCGACATCTACAATGTTTATTTATGGATTTAGCGAAATATTGGCACATATTTCTATTGAACTTCCTTTAGAAAAAAGATGGCTAATATGGCATTACACAAATAAGAATGTCGCTTCTTTAAACTTTTGGCAAAGAAGCCATGAGGCAATAATTTGCTGTTGGAAAAAATCCCCAATATTTAATAGAGATGATGTCCGCGAACCATATACTGAAGGTTTTTTAAATGGTGCTGCCGGAAAAATAAGAAAAGGAACTAAAGGAAGATTTAGCAACGGTGATAAAGAAACTATATATAAAGCTCATGAAAATGGAGCCTTACCTAGAGATGTTATTAAAATTCCTGCCCTTGCGGGCGGAGCGGGCATGTCTGAAAGATGGTTTCTTTGCAATACCTGTAATAAAGTTTTTGAACCGAGAAAACTGAAAGAACACTTGAACCACGAAATAATTAAGCACCCCACCCAAAAACCTTTAGACCTAACACAAAAGCTGATTAAGTCCTCTATGCCCGGAAAGAATGGCATTATACTGGTACCTTTTGTTGGAAGCGGATCGGAGTGCGTTGTTGGAAAAAGATTAGGATTGTCTTATTTGGGCTTTGAAATAAATCC is from Elusimicrobiota bacterium and encodes:
- the lexA gene encoding transcriptional repressor LexA; the protein is MLTKKQKQLLDYVRSYIGDKEVSPSLMEVKNHFRFSSIATAHYYIKTLRDKGYLYKAKGYPRSINIFQKQKLKKIPLLGTIAAGQPIEAIPDEKESIAVPFEKVKSGKNYFALNVKGDSMIDENIENGDIILVEQQNTAKNGDRIVALIDNSEAILKKFYKKGGQIILQPANKSLNPIIIDKNRAFAIQGKVIDVIKSGATANSTYLDDQTLPKTVCRHEKLPLNKIIHGDSAQELKKLPDESCDIIIVDPPYNIGKDFGNNFDKRELSEYVNWCKEWIRECIRVMKPTSTMFIYGFSEILAHISIELPLEKRWLIWHYTNKNVASLNFWQRSHEAIICCWKKSPIFNRDDVREPYTEGFLNGAAGKIRKGTKGRFSNGDKETIYKAHENGALPRDVIKIPALAGGAGMSERWFLCNTCNKVFEPRKLKEHLNHEIIKHPTQKPLDLTQKLIKSSMPGKNGIILVPFVGSGSECVVGKRLGLSYLGFEINPAYIKIAEKWLESTKFIPNLF